ACTACGCCCGCCACGAGCCCTCGAGCCCGCTGCCGGTGCTGCTGCGCCGGGCGAAGAACCTGGTCAACGCCGACTTCGCGACCATCGTCCGCGACCTGATCCCCGACGGGATGTCGCAATTCGAGAACCTGCGCGGCCCGGAACACGACTGACGTCGCTCCGGCCGCCTAAACACCGACGCCCGCAACAAGCAGAGCCGCCCTACCGGCGACCAGGAGGAACAACGTGGCGAAAGACAGCTCCCAGAAATTCATCGCGCGCAACCGTGCGCCGCGGGTACAGATCGAGTACGACGTCGAGCTGTACGGCGCCGAGAAGAAGGTCCAGCTGCCCTTCGTCATGGGCGTGCTCTCCGACCTCGCCGGCAAGCCCGCCGAGCCGCTGCCGGCAGTGGCCGAGCGCAAGTTCCTGGAAGTCGACGTCGACAACTTCGACTCGCGCCTGAAGGCCATGAAGCCACGCGTGGCGTTCAACGTGCCCAACGAGCTGACCGGTGAAGGCAACCTGAGCCTGGACATCACCTTCGAGAGCATGGACGACTTCAGCCCCGCCGCCGTGGCGCGCAAGGTCGACGCCTTGAACCAGCTGCTCGAGGCGCGTACCCAGCTGGCCAACCTGCTGACCTACATGGACGGCAAGACCGGCGCCGAGGACATCATCCTCAAGGCCATCAAGGACCCGGCCCTGCTCCAGGCCCTGGCCAGCGCGCCGAAACCCGCCGACACCGAGCCGAAGGCCTGAGGAGACCGACCATGAACGATCCGTTGCGCGACAGCCAGGCCCCGCAGGCGGCCACCCAGGACCCGAGCGAGTTCGCAAGCCTCTTGCTGCAGGAGTTCAAGCCCAAGACCGAGCGGGCCAAGGAAGCCGTGGAGAGCGCCGTGCGCACCCTGGCCGAGCAGGCCCTGGCGCAGACCAACCTGGTGTCCAACGATGCCATCGGCTCGATCGAGCAGATCATCGCCGCCATCGACGCCAAGCTCACCGCCCAGGTCAACCAGATCATCCACCACGATGACTTCCAGCAACTGGAAAGCGCCTGGCGTGGCCTGCACTACCTGGTCAACAACACCGAGAGCGACGAGCAGCTGAAGATTCGCGTGCTCAACATCTCGAAGACCGACCTGCACAAGACCCTGAAGAAATTCAAGGGCACCGCCTGGGACCAGAGCCCGGTGTTCAAGAAGCTCTACGAAGAGGAATACGGCCAGTTCGGCGGCGAGCCTTACGGCTGCCTGGTGGGCGACTACTACTTCGACCAGTCACCGCCGGATGTCGAGCTGCTGGGCGAGGTGTCCAAGGTCTGCGCCTCGATGCACGCGCCGTTCATTTCCGCCGCCTCGCCGACGGTGATGGGCATGGGCTCGTGGCAGGAGCTGTCCAACCCGCGCGACCTGACCAAGATCTTCACCACCCCGGAGTACGCCGGCTGGCGCTCGCTGCGCGAATCGGAAGACTCGCGCTACATCGGCCTGACCATGCCACGTTTCCTGGCGCGCCTGCCCTACGGCGCCAAGACCGACCCGGTCGAGGCCTTCGCCTTCGAGGAAGACACCGACGGCGCCGACAGCAGCAAGTACACCTGGGCCAACGCCGCCTACGCCATGGCGGTGAACATCAACCGCTCGTTCAAGCACTACGGCTGGTGCTCGCGCATCCGCGGCGTGGAATCGGGCGGTGAAGTGCAGGGCCTGCCGGCCCACACCTTCCCCACCGACGACGGTGGCGTGGACATGAAGTGCCCGACCGAGATCGCCATTTCCGACCGCCGCGAGGCGGAGCTGGCGAAAAACGGTTTCATGCCGCTGCTGCACAAGAAGAACACCGACTTCGCCGCCTTCATCGGCGCGCAGTCGCTGCAGAAGCCGGCCGAGTACGACGACCCGGACGCCACCGCCAACGCCAACCTGGCCGCGCGCCTGCCGTACCTGTTCGCCACCTGCCGCTTCGCCCATTACCTGAAGTGCATCGTTCGCGACAAGATCGGTTCGTTCAAGGAAAAGGACGAGATGCAGCGCTGGCTGCAGGACTGGATCCTCAACTACGTCGACGGCGACCCGGCGCACTCCACCGAGACCACCAAGGCCCAGCACCCGCTGGCGGCCGCCGAAGTGGTGGTCGAGGACGTCGAAGGCAACCCGGGTTACTACAACTCGCGCTTCTACCTGCGCCCGCACTACCAGCTCGAAGGGCTGACCGTGTCGCTGCGCCTGGTGTCGAAGCTGCCTTCGGCCAAAGGAGCCTGACAGCCCAGGGGCCGCTTTGCGGCCCTTTCGCGACACAAGGCCGCTCCTACACAGAGGGCCTGTGTCATGTGCTGAGTGAGAGACCGACGCAGCTTCTGTAGGAGCGGCCTTGCGTCGCGAAAGGGCTGCGCAGCAGCCCCAACTGCACCAAACCGCCAACCTGACGCGAAATCCCGAGGACATCATGGCTGTAGATATTTTCATCAAGATCGGCGACATCAAGGGCGAGTCCCACGACAAGGCCCACAAGGACGAAATCGACGTGCTCAACTGGAGCTGGGGCATGTCCCAGTCCGGCAACATGCACCTGGGCAGCGGTGGCGGCTCGGGCAAGGTCAACATCCAGGACCTGTCGATCACCAAGTACATCGACAAGTCCAGCCCCAACCTGATGGCCCACTGCTCCAGCGGCAAGCACATCGACAAGGTCAAGCTGACCGTGCGCAAGGCTGGCGGTGAAAGCCAGGTCGAGTACCTGATCATCAACCTCGAAGAGGTGATCATCAGCTCGCTGAGCACCGGTGGCTCGGGCAGCGACGACCGCCTGACCGAGAACGTGACCCTGAACTTCGCCAAGGTCACCGTCGACTACCAGCCGCAGAAAGCCGACGGCACCAAGGAAGGCGGCCCGATCAAGTACGGCTGGAACATCCGCTCCAACGTCAAGATCTGATCGACCGCGTGCGCGCCGGCCCGCCCGGCGCGCACGCCCCTCCCCACGCCTCACCCGCTCACGGTGAACCTTATGGCCAAGCCTTCTTTCATCAACCTGTGGAATGCCTACCCAAAGGTGTCCTCGCCTTGCGACGGCCCGTGGGACAACCAGTGCGCCATCCGCATGAGCATCGCGCTCAATGGCGAGATGGGCCTGAAGGTCAACAAGTCGACCTACACCGAACCCAAGTGCGCCCATGGCCATGCCCGTGGCGCCGAATCCCTGGCCAACTGGCTGGAGCGCCAGCTCGGCCGCCCGCAGCGCATCGGCGGCAGCGCCCAGGAGCGCGAGACGCTCAAGGCCAAGACCGGGATCATCTTCTACAAGGACTGCTTCGCCCGTGCCGGGCAAAGCCAGGAAAACCGCACCGGCGACCATATCGACCTGTGGAACCGCGGCCTGACCAAGGGCTTCTCCGACCAGAACTACCAGTCCAAGCAGGTCTGGTTCTGGGAGCTGACATGACCCGCGCGGCCCTGGCAGGTGCCCTGCTGCTGGCCCTGAGCGCCTGCGCCGATGCCGAGCTGCTGACCGCGGCCACCCTCGGCGGCCAGCCCGTGACCCTCGCCGAGCGTGCCGGCCAGTGCGTGCTCAGCCGTGGCGAGCAAAGCCTGGCGCTGGACATGCAGTGGCCGTGCAGCCTCAGCCCGGACCGCGCCGGCCAGGCCCGGGTCGAGCAGTTCAACGGCGTGCCGATCGTGCTGGTCACCCACGTGCAGCCGCACCCGACGCTCCAGGGCGAATGCCTGAAGACCTCGCGCGCCGTGCGCCTGACCCAGACCGGCCTGGAGGCATCCACAGCGGCGCCGAGCGCCTCGTGCGACACCGGTTTCGAAGACCAGAAGCTGTTCACGGGGATGTTCCAGTGGTAGCCGAGATCGCCACCCGCGACCGCCTGCAGCCCTCGCTGCTGGACCGTCTGACCGACGACGACCCGGGCAACCCGCAGGAAGCCCCCGACAAACGCGTGCTCAGCCTGCACCAGCTCAAGGCCTCGGTGCTGCGCGACCTGGCCTGGCTGCTCAACACCACCTCGTTGCTCGACAGCGTCGATACCCTGAACTCCCAGGCCGGTGCCTCGGTGGTCAACTACGGCCTGCCGGCCCTGGCCGGCAACAGTGCCTCGAACATCGACCTGAGCGCCCTGGAGCGCATCATCCACCAGGCCATCGCCACCTACGAGCCACGCATTCTCGCCCATACCCTGAAGGTGCGCGCCCAGGCCGCCCCCGGCGAGATGAACGCCAACGCCCTGAGCTTCGAGATCGAAGGCGACCTGTGGGCCCAGCCGGCGGCGCTGCCGCTGCTGCTGCAGACCGACGTCGACCTGGAGTCCGGCCATGTCCGCGTGGCGCCCGCCGAGCGCCGGAGGCGTGCATGAACCCGCGCCTGCTCGAGCTGTACAACCAGGAACTGCAGCACATCCGCGAAGGTGCCGCCGAGTTCGCCAAGGAATACCCGAAGATCGCCGGGCGCCTGACGCTGTCGGGGATCGAGTGCGCCGACCCCTACGTCGAGCGCCTGCTCGAAGGCTTCGCCTACCTCACCGCGCGGGTGCAGCTGAAACTCGACGCCGAGTACCCGACCTTCACCCACAACCTGCTGGAAATCGCCTACCCGCACTACCTGGCGCCGACCCCGTCGATGACCGTGGTGCAGTTGCAGACCGACCCCGACGAGGGCTCGCTGGCTGCCGGTTTCCGCCTGCCGCGCGACAGCGTGCTGCGCGCCAACCTGGGGCGCAACTCGCAGACCCCCTGTGAGTTTCGCAGCACCCAGGACGTCACCCTGTGGCCCTTGCAGGTGGCCCGCGCCGAGTACTTCGGCAACCCCGGCGCCGTGCTCGGGCGCCTGGCCGCCAGCGTGCCCAAGGCCCGCGCCGGCCTGCGCCTGAGCCTGCGCAGCGGCGCCGAGATTCCGTTCGCCAGCCTGCCGCTGAGCCACCTGCCGCTATACCTCAACGGCGCCGACGAAACCCCGTTCCGCCTCTACGAGCAACTGCTCGGCAGCGCCTGCGCGGTGTTCGTGCGCCAGCCCGGCGCCGACTGGGTCGAGCGCATCCCGGTCGAGCAAGCCTTGCTGCCGTGCGGCTTCGACGACCGCGAGGCGGCGCTGCCGGTGGTGCCCCAGGCGTTCCAGGGCTATCGCCTGTTGCAGGAGTATTTCGCCCTGCCGCAACGCTTGCTGTTCGTCGATTTCGCCGGCCTGGAGCGGGCGGTGCAACGCTGCAGCGGCCAGGAGCTGGAGATCATCGTGCTGTTCGAGCGTTTCGAGCAGAGCCTGGAGAGCAGCGTCGGCGCCGGCCAGTTCGTGCCGTTCTGCACCCCGGCGATCAACCTGTTCCCGCGCCGGGTCGACCGCATCCACCTGAGCGACCGGGTGCACGAGCACCACGTGATCGCCGACCGCACCCGGCCTACCGATTTCGAGATTCACTCGTTGCAACGGGTCAGCGGCCACGGCACGGGCCCCGACCAGGAGTTCCTGCCGTTCTATGCCGTGCGCGACCCGTCGCGCTATGGCCGCGACCAGGCCTACTACATCGTCCGCCGCGAGCCACGGGTGCTGTCCAGCGAACAGCGGCGCAATGGCACGCGCTCCAGCTACATGGGCAGCGAGACCTTCGTCAGCCTGGTCGACGGCCAGCAGGCGCCCTACCGCCATGACCTGCGCCAGCTGGGCATCAGTGCCCTGTGCAGCAACCGCGACCTGCCGCTGTTCATGAACGTCGGCGACGGGCGCAGCGACTTCAGCCTGGCCGACAGCGCCCCGGTCGCCGCCGTGCGCTGCCTGGCCGGCCCCAGCCGGCCCAAGGCCAGCCATGCCCACGATAATCGCGCCTGGCGCCTGATCAGCCAGTTGTCGCTGAACTACCTGTCGCTGGCCGAACAGGGCCAGGGCGCCGCCGCCCTGCGCGAACTGCTGCGCCTGTACGGCGACCCGCAGGACAGCGCCCTGCTCCTGCAGATCGACGGCCTGCGCGAGGTCAGCAGCAAGCCCTGCACCCGGCGCCTGCCAATGCCCGGGCCGATCGTCTTCGGCCGCGGCCTGGAAATCACCCTGACCTTCGACGAGAACGCCTTCCGCGGCACCGGCGTGTTCCTGCTGGGCGCGGTGTTCGAGCGCTTCCTGACCCGCTACGTGTCGATCAACAGCTTCACCGAAACCGTGCTGCGCACCAGCGAACGAGGCGAGATCATGCGCTGGAACGCCAAGCCCGGACGCAGGCCGACCCTGTGAACACGCTACAGGCGATGCAAGCCGAGCCCTGGGCGTACGACTTCTTCCAGGCGCTGCGCCGCCTCGAGGCGGAAAACCCGGAGCTGCCACGCTTCGGCCACTCGCAGCGCCTGGCCGACGAGCCGGTGCGCCTGGGCCAGCGCCTGGACTGCGGTTTCGCCCCGGCGACCCTGGCCTCGGTCACCGCCGTGGACGACCAGCCGGCGCGCCTGGAGCAGTTCTTCTTCGGCCTCGGCGGCCCCAACGGCCCGCTGCCGCTGCACCTGACCGAGTACATGCGCGAGCGCCAGCGCAACCATGCCGACCCCACCAGCAAGCGCTTTCTCGATATCTTCCACCACCGCCTGCTGAGCCTGTTCTACCGCGCCTGGGCCGAGGCCCGGCCGACGGTCAGCCACGACCGTCCGGGCGACGACTACTGGGCCGCGCGCCTGGCCGCCTTGAGCGGCCGTGGCCAGCCGGAGCTGCACGGCCAGGGGCCGCTGGCCGATACCGCCAAGCTGCACTGGTCCGGTCACCTGGCCGCGCAAACCCGCTACCCCGATGGCCTGTGCAGCATCCTGGCAGGCTACTTCGGCGTGCCGGTAAAGCTCGAGGAGTACGTCGGCCAGTGGCTCGAGCTGCCCGAGCGCAGCCAGCTCGGCGTGCGCGCCAACCGCCTGGGCCTGGACCTGTGCCTGGGCCGCTACGTCTGGGACCGCCAGCACAAGTTCCGCCTGTGCCTCGGCCCGCTGAGCCTCGACCAGTACCACGCCCTGCTGCCCGGCGGGCAGGCGTTCGTCGAGCTGGCGGCGTGGGTCGCCGAGTACCTGGGCCAGGAACTGGACTGGGACCTCAACCTCATCCTTGCGCAGGACCAAGTGCCCGCGCTGCAACTCAACGCTGGCCAACGCCTGGGGTTCGATACCTGGCTCGGCCGGCCATCGCACGATGCAGGCGACCTGAAGCTGGCCCGGTACTACGCCGACCAGCCGGTCGCCGCCCCCCTCACAAGGAGTCAGGACCATGGGTGAAATCAGCCGCGCCGCGCTGTTCGGCAAACTCAACAGCGTCGCCTACAAGGCCATCGAGGCGGCCACGGTGTTCTGCAAGCTGCGGGGCAACCCCTATGTCGAGCTGGTGCACTGGCTGCACCAGCTGCTGCAACTGCAGGACAGCGACCTGCACCGCATCATCCGCCAGTTCAACGTCGAGCCGGCACGCCTGGCCCGCGACCTGACCGACGCCCTGGACCGCCTGCCGCGCGGCTCGACCTCAATCACCGACCTGTCCTCGCAAGTGGAAGAAGCCGTCGAGCGCGGCTGGGTCTACGGCAGCCTGATGTTCGGCGAAAGCCAGGTACGCACCGGCTACCTGCTGGTCGGCATCCTCAAGACGCCGAGCCTGCGCAATGCGTTGCTGGGGCTGTCCAGCGAGTTCGCCAAGCTGAAGATCGAGGCCCTGAGCGAGCGCTTCGACGAGTACGTGGGCGACTCGCCGGAGAACAACCTGGCGGCCAGCGACGGCTTCAGCGCCGCCGCCCCGGGCGAGGCCAGCGGCGCCGTGGCCCCGGCGGCGATGGGCAAGCAGGAGGCGCTCAAGCGCTTCACTGTCGACCTCACCGAGCAGGCCCGCAGCGGCAAGCTCGACCCCATCGTCGGCCGTGACGAGGAGATCCGCCAGCTGGTCGACATCCTCATGCGCCGCCGCCAGAACAACCCGATCCTCACTGGCGAGGCCGGCGTCGGCAAGACCGCGGTGGTCGAAGGTTTCGCCCTGCGCATCGTCGCCGGCGACGTGCCACCGGCGCTCAAGGATGTCGAGCTGCGCAGCCTGGACGTCGGCCTGTTGCAGGCCGGCGCCAGCATGAAGGGCGAATTCGAACAACGCCTGCGCCAGGTGATCGAGGACGTGCAGGCCTCGCCCAAGCCGATCATCCTGTTCATCGACGAGGCCCATACCCTGGTCGGCGCCGGGGGCGCCGCCGGCACCGGTGACGCCGCCAACCTGCTCAAGCCGGCCCTGGCCCGTGGCAGCCTGCGCACGGTGGCCGCGACCACCTGGGCCGAGTACAAGAAGCACATCGAGAAGGACCCGGCCCTGACCCGCCGCTTCCAGGTGGTGCAAGTGGACGAGCCGAGCGAAGCCAAGGCGCTGCTGATGATGCGCGGCGTGGCCTCGACCATGGAGAAACACCACCAGGTGCAGATCCTCGACGAGGCGCTGGAAGCCGCGGTGAAACTGTCGCACCGCTACATCCCGGCGCGCCAGCTGCCGGACAAGTCAGTGAGCCTGCTCGATACCGCCTGCGCCCGCGTGGCCATCAGCCTGCACGCGGTGCCGGCCGAGGTGGACGACAGCCGTCGGCGCATCGAGGCACTGGAAGTCGAATTGCAGATCATTGCCCGCGAAGCCGCCATCGGCGTCAACACCGCGCAACGCCAAGCCCAGGCCAACAGCCTGCTGGCTGAGGAGCGCGAGCGCCTGACCGGCCTGGAAAGTCGCTGGGCCGAGGAGAAAGCCCTGGTGGACGAGCTGCTGGCCACCCGCGCGCAACTGCGCGAGCAAGTGGGCGTGGTCGACCAGGAAGTGGACGTGCAGGGCAGCCATGAACTGCGCGAGAAGCTCAGCGACCTGCAACAGCGCCTCACCACCCTGCAAGGCGAGAGCCCGTTGATCCTGCCGACCGTGGACTACCAGGCGGTGGCCTCGGTGGTCGCCGACTGGACCGGCATCCCGGTGGGACGCATGGCGCGCAACGAGATCGAGACCGTGCTCAACCTCGACAGCCACCTGGCCAAGCGCATCATCGGCCAGGACCACGCGCTGAAGATGATCGCCAAGCGCATCCAGACCTCCCGCGCAGGCCTGGACAACCCGAACAAGCCGATCGGCGTGTTCATGCTCGCCGGCACCTCCGGCGTGGGCAAGACCGAGACCGCCCTGGCCCTGGCCGAGGCCATGTACGGCGGTGAACAGAACCTGATCACCATCAACATGAGCGAGTTCCAGGAAGCCCACACCGTCTCCACCCTCAAGGGCGCCCCGCCCGGCTACGTCGGTTACGGCGAAGGCGGCGTGCTGACCGAGGCCGTGCGCCGCCGGCCCTACAGCGTGGTGCTGCTGGACGAGGTGGAAAAAGCCCACCCCGACGTGCACGAGATCTTCTTCCAGGTGTTCGACAAGGGCGTGATGGAAGACGGCGAGGGGCGCCAGATCGATTTTCGCAACACCCTGATCCTGCTCACCACCAACGCCGGCACCGAGCTGATCGCCAATACCTGCAAGGACCCGCAGGCGCTGCCCGACCCAGAGTCGGTGGCCAGCTCGCTGCGCCAGCCGCTGCTGGAGATCTTCCCGCCCGCCTTGCTTGGCCGCCTGGTGACCATCCCCTACTACCCGCTCAGCGACGCCATGCTCAAGGCCATCACCCGCCTGCAGCTGGAGCGCATCCGCAAGCGCGTGGAAGGCACTCACAAGGTCGGCTTCGCCTACGACGACGACGTGGTCGAGCTGATCGTCTCGCGCTGCACCGAGACCGAGAGCGGTGGCCGCATGATCGACGCTATCCTGACCAATGGCCTGCTGCCGGACATGAGCCGCGAGTTCCTGACCCGCCTGCTCGAAGGCAAGCCGCTGGCCAGCGTCAGCATCAGCCGTCGTGACAACGACCTGCAC
The window above is part of the Pseudomonas muyukensis genome. Proteins encoded here:
- the tssB gene encoding type VI secretion system contractile sheath small subunit → MAKDSSQKFIARNRAPRVQIEYDVELYGAEKKVQLPFVMGVLSDLAGKPAEPLPAVAERKFLEVDVDNFDSRLKAMKPRVAFNVPNELTGEGNLSLDITFESMDDFSPAAVARKVDALNQLLEARTQLANLLTYMDGKTGAEDIILKAIKDPALLQALASAPKPADTEPKA
- the tssF gene encoding type VI secretion system baseplate subunit TssF, with product MNPRLLELYNQELQHIREGAAEFAKEYPKIAGRLTLSGIECADPYVERLLEGFAYLTARVQLKLDAEYPTFTHNLLEIAYPHYLAPTPSMTVVQLQTDPDEGSLAAGFRLPRDSVLRANLGRNSQTPCEFRSTQDVTLWPLQVARAEYFGNPGAVLGRLAASVPKARAGLRLSLRSGAEIPFASLPLSHLPLYLNGADETPFRLYEQLLGSACAVFVRQPGADWVERIPVEQALLPCGFDDREAALPVVPQAFQGYRLLQEYFALPQRLLFVDFAGLERAVQRCSGQELEIIVLFERFEQSLESSVGAGQFVPFCTPAINLFPRRVDRIHLSDRVHEHHVIADRTRPTDFEIHSLQRVSGHGTGPDQEFLPFYAVRDPSRYGRDQAYYIVRREPRVLSSEQRRNGTRSSYMGSETFVSLVDGQQAPYRHDLRQLGISALCSNRDLPLFMNVGDGRSDFSLADSAPVAAVRCLAGPSRPKASHAHDNRAWRLISQLSLNYLSLAEQGQGAAALRELLRLYGDPQDSALLLQIDGLREVSSKPCTRRLPMPGPIVFGRGLEITLTFDENAFRGTGVFLLGAVFERFLTRYVSINSFTETVLRTSERGEIMRWNAKPGRRPTL
- the tssE gene encoding type VI secretion system baseplate subunit TssE; the encoded protein is MVAEIATRDRLQPSLLDRLTDDDPGNPQEAPDKRVLSLHQLKASVLRDLAWLLNTTSLLDSVDTLNSQAGASVVNYGLPALAGNSASNIDLSALERIIHQAIATYEPRILAHTLKVRAQAAPGEMNANALSFEIEGDLWAQPAALPLLLQTDVDLESGHVRVAPAERRRRA
- the tssG gene encoding type VI secretion system baseplate subunit TssG, which encodes MERQARTQADPVNTLQAMQAEPWAYDFFQALRRLEAENPELPRFGHSQRLADEPVRLGQRLDCGFAPATLASVTAVDDQPARLEQFFFGLGGPNGPLPLHLTEYMRERQRNHADPTSKRFLDIFHHRLLSLFYRAWAEARPTVSHDRPGDDYWAARLAALSGRGQPELHGQGPLADTAKLHWSGHLAAQTRYPDGLCSILAGYFGVPVKLEEYVGQWLELPERSQLGVRANRLGLDLCLGRYVWDRQHKFRLCLGPLSLDQYHALLPGGQAFVELAAWVAEYLGQELDWDLNLILAQDQVPALQLNAGQRLGFDTWLGRPSHDAGDLKLARYYADQPVAAPLTRSQDHG
- the tssC gene encoding type VI secretion system contractile sheath large subunit, whose translation is MNDPLRDSQAPQAATQDPSEFASLLLQEFKPKTERAKEAVESAVRTLAEQALAQTNLVSNDAIGSIEQIIAAIDAKLTAQVNQIIHHDDFQQLESAWRGLHYLVNNTESDEQLKIRVLNISKTDLHKTLKKFKGTAWDQSPVFKKLYEEEYGQFGGEPYGCLVGDYYFDQSPPDVELLGEVSKVCASMHAPFISAASPTVMGMGSWQELSNPRDLTKIFTTPEYAGWRSLRESEDSRYIGLTMPRFLARLPYGAKTDPVEAFAFEEDTDGADSSKYTWANAAYAMAVNINRSFKHYGWCSRIRGVESGGEVQGLPAHTFPTDDGGVDMKCPTEIAISDRREAELAKNGFMPLLHKKNTDFAAFIGAQSLQKPAEYDDPDATANANLAARLPYLFATCRFAHYLKCIVRDKIGSFKEKDEMQRWLQDWILNYVDGDPAHSTETTKAQHPLAAAEVVVEDVEGNPGYYNSRFYLRPHYQLEGLTVSLRLVSKLPSAKGA
- a CDS encoding Hcp family type VI secretion system effector; its protein translation is MAVDIFIKIGDIKGESHDKAHKDEIDVLNWSWGMSQSGNMHLGSGGGSGKVNIQDLSITKYIDKSSPNLMAHCSSGKHIDKVKLTVRKAGGESQVEYLIINLEEVIISSLSTGGSGSDDRLTENVTLNFAKVTVDYQPQKADGTKEGGPIKYGWNIRSNVKI
- the tssH gene encoding type VI secretion system ATPase TssH, translating into MGEISRAALFGKLNSVAYKAIEAATVFCKLRGNPYVELVHWLHQLLQLQDSDLHRIIRQFNVEPARLARDLTDALDRLPRGSTSITDLSSQVEEAVERGWVYGSLMFGESQVRTGYLLVGILKTPSLRNALLGLSSEFAKLKIEALSERFDEYVGDSPENNLAASDGFSAAAPGEASGAVAPAAMGKQEALKRFTVDLTEQARSGKLDPIVGRDEEIRQLVDILMRRRQNNPILTGEAGVGKTAVVEGFALRIVAGDVPPALKDVELRSLDVGLLQAGASMKGEFEQRLRQVIEDVQASPKPIILFIDEAHTLVGAGGAAGTGDAANLLKPALARGSLRTVAATTWAEYKKHIEKDPALTRRFQVVQVDEPSEAKALLMMRGVASTMEKHHQVQILDEALEAAVKLSHRYIPARQLPDKSVSLLDTACARVAISLHAVPAEVDDSRRRIEALEVELQIIAREAAIGVNTAQRQAQANSLLAEERERLTGLESRWAEEKALVDELLATRAQLREQVGVVDQEVDVQGSHELREKLSDLQQRLTTLQGESPLILPTVDYQAVASVVADWTGIPVGRMARNEIETVLNLDSHLAKRIIGQDHALKMIAKRIQTSRAGLDNPNKPIGVFMLAGTSGVGKTETALALAEAMYGGEQNLITINMSEFQEAHTVSTLKGAPPGYVGYGEGGVLTEAVRRRPYSVVLLDEVEKAHPDVHEIFFQVFDKGVMEDGEGRQIDFRNTLILLTTNAGTELIANTCKDPQALPDPESVASSLRQPLLEIFPPALLGRLVTIPYYPLSDAMLKAITRLQLERIRKRVEGTHKVGFAYDDDVVELIVSRCTETESGGRMIDAILTNGLLPDMSREFLTRLLEGKPLASVSISRRDNDLHYDFGAAD
- a CDS encoding type VI secretion system amidase effector protein Tae4, encoding MAKPSFINLWNAYPKVSSPCDGPWDNQCAIRMSIALNGEMGLKVNKSTYTEPKCAHGHARGAESLANWLERQLGRPQRIGGSAQERETLKAKTGIIFYKDCFARAGQSQENRTGDHIDLWNRGLTKGFSDQNYQSKQVWFWELT